The stretch of DNA GGAAATGCGTTTCTGCATATCGCCCAGATTGACGTCAATCAGCCCGGTATACAGATCGGAGTAATTCACATCGACATGAATCAGGGAAACTTTCGCGTTATAAGGACGAGCCATGGAGACGGCTTTTTCTACCAGGACTTTGCTCTCAGGGGAGAGGTCGACTGCGATCAGAATGTGTTTATAAGCCATAATGTTACTCCTTCCATAAGTTATCGATGACTCTCGCCGTCATCTTTTAAACCGCAGCGGCATGAGCTACGGTCACCCGATCTAAAGACTTAAATTGTAGATGGTATTTCTATCTTATAACGAGCTATTCAGCCCGACAATGCGCTATCCCTCAAACTCATTCAAGCGAAAAATGAATCAGGCCACTTTGATAAAGATTAACGCGGTGGTAAAAAAATTAAGGGATCTCCTACACTATTAAATGAGCCGGACGGGAAGAATGCTGTGACCTGTATCGGTTATTCGCTGCAGGATTGTCTGACAGGGTTTTCGGGGAGAGCGGTTGTCCCGGAGCAAACGCTTCGAGGGCTTCGCCGGGAGGGGTACATGATCAGCACCGTCGCGCTGTTCTGGGCGCTTTGTGTAGTTTGTGTGGTGAATATGGCGCGCTATTACTCTTCACTGCGCGCGTTACTGGTGGTGCTGCGCGGGTGCGATCCGCTGCTGTATCAGTATGTCGACGGCGGAGGCTTTTTCACCTCGCATGGTCAACCCAGCAAGCAGGTACGGCTGGTGCGTTATATCTACGCCCAGCGTTATTGGGATCATCACGATGAGGAGTTTATTCGCCGCTGTGAGCGCCTGCGCCGCCAGTTTATTCTGACGAGTTCGCTGTGCGGATTAGTGGTGATTAGCCTGATTGGATTGATTATCTGGCACTAGAGTATCAGGGCAGAGTTATGGACAAGCA from Cedecea neteri encodes:
- the uspB gene encoding universal stress protein UspB, which produces MISTVALFWALCVVCVVNMARYYSSLRALLVVLRGCDPLLYQYVDGGGFFTSHGQPSKQVRLVRYIYAQRYWDHHDEEFIRRCERLRRQFILTSSLCGLVVISLIGLIIWH